One genomic region from Quercus robur chromosome 4, dhQueRobu3.1, whole genome shotgun sequence encodes:
- the LOC126721884 gene encoding uncharacterized protein LOC126721884 has protein sequence MSNPEIQGRFPPILDIVLAVAAAIRHSSQEKHGELRASKAAIEAMPRVTVTAEESDKACSICLEEFEVGGEVREMPCKHEFHSGCIENWLRVKGLCPLCRFVMPMEEDEEEGRASMDVVYHQHVEEEGGRESMDVVDHQQEEGGRESMEHVEEEEGRESIHQHEFWVHFVFVDSSMDSGSDRVVVEVEVEVEDDDSPTQDMV, from the coding sequence ATGTCGAATCCAGAAATCCAAGGTCGATTTCCTCCTATCTTGGATATAGTCTTAGCAGTAGCCGCAGCAATCCGCCACAGCTCGCAGGAGAAGCATGGGGAGTTGCGTGCGTCGAAGGCGGCTATAGAGGCTATGCCGAGAGTGACAGTGACGGCGGAGGAGTCTGATAAAGCCTGCTCGATTTGCTTGGAAGAGTTTGAAGTCGGCGGCGAGGTTAGAGAGATGCCATGCAAGCACGAGTTCCATTCGGGTTGTATCGAGAACTGGCTCCGGGTTAAAGGGTTGTGCCCGCTTTGCCGATTTGTTATGCCTATggaggaagatgaagaagaaggaagagcgAGTATGGATGTTGTGTACCATCAACATGTGGAGgaagaaggaggaagagagagtatGGATGTTGTGGACCATCAACAGgaagaaggaggaagagagagtatGGAACatgtggaagaagaagaaggaagagagagtatCCATCAACATGAGTTCTGGGTCCACTTTGTGTTTGTTGATTCAAGTATGGATTCGGGTTCGGATCGTGTTGTAGTTGAAGTTGAAGTTGAAGTTGAAGATGATGACTCGCCAACGCAAGATATGGTCTGA